Proteins encoded in a region of the Strix aluco isolate bStrAlu1 chromosome 26, bStrAlu1.hap1, whole genome shotgun sequence genome:
- the LOC141934897 gene encoding protein argonaute-1, whose amino-acid sequence MEAGPSGAAAGAYLPPLQQVFQAPRRPGIGTVGKPIKLLANYFEVDIPKIDVYHYEVDIKPDKCPRRVNREVVEYMVQHFKPQIFGDRKPVYDGKKNIYTVTALPIGNERVDFEVTIPGEGKDRIFKVSIKWMAIVSWRMLHEALVSGQIPVPLESVQALDVAMRHLASMRYTPVGRSFFSPPEGYYHPLGGGREVWFGFHQSVRPAMWKMMLNIDVSATAFYKAQPVIEFMCEVLDIRNIDEQPKPLTDSQRVRFTKEIKGLKVEVTHCGQMKRKYRVCNVTRRPASHQTFPLQLESGQTVECTVAQYFKQKYNLQLKYPHLPCLQVGQEQKHTYLPLEVCNIVAGQRCIKKLTDNQTSTMIKATARSAPDRQEEISRLMKNASYNLDPYIQEFGIKVKDDMTEVTGRVLPAPILQYGGRNRAIATPNQGVWDMRGKQFYNGIEIKVWAIACFAPQKQCREEVLKNFTDQLRKISKDAGMPIQGQPCFCKYAQGADSVEPMFRHLKNTYSGLQLIIVILPGKTPVYAEVKRVGDTLLGMATQCVQVKNVVKTSPQTLSNLCLKINVKLGGINNILVPHQRSAVFQQPVIFLGADVTHPPAGDGKKPSITAVVGSMDAHPSRYCATVRVQRPRQEIIEDLSYMVRELLIQFYKSTRFKPTRIIFYRDGVPEGQLPQILHYELLAIRDACIKLEKDYQPGITYIVVQKRHHTRLFCADKNERIGKSGNIPAGTTVDTNITHPFEFDFYLCSHAGIQGTSRPSHYYVLWDDNRFTADELQILTYQLCHTYVRCTRSVSIPAPAYYARLVAFRARYHLVDKEHDSGEGSHISGQSNGRDPQALAKAVQVHQDTLRTMYFA is encoded by the exons CTGCAGGCGCATACCTGCCACCATTGCAGCAGGTCTTTCAAGCGCCGCGGCGGCCCGGGATAGGAACTGTTGGGAAACCCATCAAGCTCTTGGCCAACTACTTTGAAGTGGACATTCCCAAGATTGATGTGTATCATTATGAAGTGGATATCAAACCCGACAAATGTCCACGCAGAGTCAACAG GGAAGTTGTGGAGTACATGGTACAGCACTTCAAACCGCAGATCTTCGGTGACCGAAAGCCGGTCTACGATGGGAAGAAGAACATCTACACTGTCACGGCCTTACCCATTGGAAACGAGCGG GTTGACTTTGAGGTGACGATCCCAGGGGAAGGCAAGGACAGGATATTTAAGGTCTCCATCAAATGGATGGCCATCGTGAGCTGGCGCATGCTGCACGAGGCCCTGGTCAGTGGGCAGATCCCCGTCCCCCTGGAGTCCGTCCAGGCGTTGGATGTTGCCATGAGGCACCTGGCTTCCATGAG gtacACTCCCGTCGGCCgctccttcttctccccccccgAAGGTTACTACCACCCCCTGGGAGGCGGCAGGGAGGTCTGGTTCGGTTTCCACCAGTCGGTCAGACCTGCCATGTGGAAGATGATGCTCAACATTGATG TGTCGGCCACCGCCTTCTACAAAGCCCAGCCCGTCATCGAGTTCATGTGCGAGGTGCTGGACATCCGGAACATCGATGAGCAGCCGAAGCCCCTGACAGACTCGCAGAGAGTGCGTTTCACCAAGGAGATCAAAG GTCTGAAAGTCGAGGTCACCCACTGCGGGCAGATGAAGAGGAAATACCGTGTCTGTAACGTTACCCGGCGGCCGGCCAGCCACCAGAC GTTTCCCCTGCAGCTggagagtggtcagacagtggagtGCACAGtggctcagtattttaagcagaaGTACAACCTGCAGCTGAAATACCCCCACCTGCCCTGTCTCCAGGTTGGCCAGGAGCAGAAGCACACGTACCTGCCCTTGGAG GTATGCAACATCGTGGCAGGCCAGCGGTGCATCAAGAAGCTCACTGACAATCAAACGTCAACCATGATAAAAGCAACAGCCAGGTCTGCCCCAGACAGACAGGAGGAAATTAGTCGCCTG aTGAAGAACGCCAGCTACAACCTGGATCCGTACATTCAGGAGTTTGGGATCAAGGTGAAGGATGACATGACGGAGGTGACGGGGAGGGTCCTGCCGGCGCCCATCCTGCAGTATGGCGGCAGG AACCGGGCCATTGCAACTCCCAACCAAGGCGTGTGGGACATGCGAGGGAAGCAGTTCTACAACGGCATTGAGATCAAAGTCTGGGCAATCGCCTGCTTTGCCCCGCAGAAGCAGTGTCGAGAGGAGGTGCTGAA GAACTTTACGGACCAGCTGCGCAAGATCTCCAAAGACGCAGGGATGCCGATCCAAGGCCAGCCCTGTTTCTGTAAATACGCCCAGGGTGCAGACAGCGTGGAGCCCATGTTTCGACACCTCAAGAACACCTATTCGGGGCTTCAGCTCATCATCGTCATCCTGCCAGGGAAGACACCGGTGTACG ccgAGGTGAAGCGCGTTGGGGACACCCTCCTGGGAATGGCCACGCAGTGCGTCCAGGTCAAGAACGTGGTGAAAACCTCCCCGCAGACCCTTTCCAACCTCTGCCTCAAGATCAACGTCAAGCTTGGCGGGATCAACAACATCCTTGTGCCTCACCAGCG CTCTGCCGTCTTTCAGCAGCCAGTGATCTTCCTCGGGGCCGATGTCACTCACCCACCGGCAGGAGATGGGAAGAAACCTTCCATAACGGCT GTTGTGGGCAGCATGGACGCCCACCCCAGCCGGTACTGTGCCACGGTGCGTGTCCAGCGTCCTCGCCAGGAAATCATCGAGGACTTGTCCTACATGGTGAGGGAGCTCCTCATCCAGTTCTACAAATCCACCCGCTTCAAACCCACCAGGATCATTTTCTACCGCGACGGCGTTCCCGAGGGGCAGCTCCCGCAG ATCCTTCACTATGAGCTCCTAGCAATCCGAGACGCCTGCATCAAACTGGAAAAGGATTACCAGCCTGGCATCACCTACATCGTCGTCCAGAAAAGGCATCACACCCGTCTCTTCTGCGCAGACAAGAACGAGAGG ATTGGGAAGAGCGGGAACATCCCAGCAGGAACAACAGTGGATACAAATATCACCCACCCCTTTGAGTTCGACTTCTACCTGTGCAGTCACGCAGGCATTCAG GGTACGAGCCGGCCATCCCATTACTACGTGCTCTGGGATGACAACCGGTTCACCGCGGATGAGCTGCAGATCCTCACGTACCAGCTGTGCCATACCTATGTGCGCTGCACCCGCTCGGTCTCCATCCCGGCCCCGGCGTACTACGCCCGGCTCGTGGCGTTCCGAGCACGGTACCATCTTGTGGACAAGGAGCACGACAG TGGCGAGGGCAGCCATATATCTGGACAGAGCAACGGCAGAGACCCCCAGGCCTTGGCGAAGGCTGTGCAGGTTCATCAGGACACTTTACGTACCATGTACTTTGCTTGA